From one Lycium ferocissimum isolate CSIRO_LF1 chromosome 5, AGI_CSIRO_Lferr_CH_V1, whole genome shotgun sequence genomic stretch:
- the LOC132057748 gene encoding uncharacterized protein LOC132057748, which yields MVERVRRFTNTLIFPLRLVAAHMAASGASFQKIVEAVKEAEFIRCGDYEEQVGKKPRFNSYGGTSSGGRDYLVGVTTVSSTDPFVQPGSTYSYVSTYFALSLDTMYDWLALTLNNVNMKNKYLIPHIDDLFDQLQGASAFSKFDLRYGYHQLPIRAEDVPNTSFRMCYGHYAFLVMSFGLTNVRAAFMDLMNGVFRRSWIPLLLYSSMTS from the exons ATGGTTGAGAGGGTGAGAAGATTCACCAATACGTTGATTTTTCCTCTTCGTTTAGTTGCAGCTCATATGGCTGCCTCAGGAGCTTCTTTTCAGAAGATAGTGGAAGCGGTTAAAGAGGCCGAGTTTATTAGGTGCGGGGATTATGAGGAGCAGGTGGGCAAGAAGCCCCGCTTCAACAGTTATGGAGGTACCTCATCTGGAGGTAGGGATTATCTAGTAGGAGTCACCACTGTAAGTTCAACAGACCCGTTTGTGCAGCCAG GCTCTACCTattcttatgtgtctacatattttgCTTTGAGTTTGGATACGATGTATGATTGGCTTGCTTTAACT TTGAACAATGTGAATATGAAGAACAAGTATCTGATACCTcacattgatgacttgtttgatcagcttcagggtgcttcagcCTTTTCCAAGTTTGATTTGAGGTATGGTTATCATCAGTTGCCGATTAGAGCGGAGGATGTTCCTAACACATCTTTCAGGATGTGTTATGGGCATTATGCATTCTTAGTGATGTcctttgggctgaccaatgtcCGAGCAgctttcatggatttgatgaatggggtGTTTAGACGTAGTTGGATTCCTTTGttattgtattcatcgatgacatcttga